A section of the Planctomycetota bacterium genome encodes:
- the polA gene encoding DNA polymerase I — translation MAAPKSTTEQKRPSFYIIDGHAQIYRAYHAPFRDLTSPTGEPTKGTFVFTQMLINLVELRKPDYLLMVIDASDETVFRKEIFPEYKANRPPKPDDFKPQEDRILQIVHDAGVPILKHDGYEADDIIATLADRLRDLHDVYLVSKDKDLRQLLCDRVVMYDVHTDEEFDAEAMRKKLDYGPEQAVEVQALMGDNIDNVPGVPGIGEKTAAKLINKYGSAAAVFENADQLTPKQSERVKEHGAEKLELSKTLVALKRDLELPEFDEAACKFETLATPALRGHLEELGFKRLLEKIDDGPVEKPDMPKVEAAPRKYAPLSEASLFDPQPDADEKPATRYHLVTDLDDLKSRISNLKSAQRFAFDTETDGLGAMSADLAGMSFSTEAGEGWYVAVKGMGDAVLPKDDVIAAVKPVLEDPRLKKVGHNIKYDVLAMRRVGVDVRGIETDTMVAAFLLDAAHNSYSLDRLATDLLGEMMTPISDLIGKGKKQISICDVPLDRVADYAAEDADMTLRLAELLLPKLDEFPEIRKLHDHVEVPLIDVLTEMEFNGITVDADVLAKQSEVLGARIDDLEQKIYTEAGKPFNIGSPKQLQEILFTDLGLKPVRKTKTGYSTDAAVLEQLASDHTVPALILEYRQLEKLKSTYLDALGNDINKHTGRIHTSFNPTGAATGRLSSSDPNLQNIPIRTEEGALIRSAFVPGGGDEVLLACDYSQIELRMLAHYCEEPRLIEAFANDEDIHRAVAADVFDTKLDDVTPKQRGLAKTINFAIIYGVSAFGLARRIEDLSQKQAQETIDTYKQRFPKIFEFFDQCIADAKEHGYVETIKGRRRPIPEIESRIVSMRQYAERTAINSVIQGSAADLIKIAMVDLHAAMTKAKSKSKLLLQVHDELVLECPKDVVEVEASLVCNAMENAMGLRVPLKVDANWAPNWQDAK, via the coding sequence ATGGCCGCGCCCAAGTCGACAACCGAGCAAAAACGTCCCTCGTTCTACATCATCGACGGCCACGCCCAGATTTACCGGGCTTACCACGCCCCGTTCCGCGACCTGACCAGTCCGACCGGCGAGCCGACCAAGGGCACCTTCGTGTTCACGCAGATGCTGATCAATCTGGTCGAGCTGCGCAAGCCGGATTACCTGCTGATGGTGATCGACGCGTCGGACGAGACGGTCTTTCGCAAGGAGATCTTCCCCGAGTACAAGGCCAACCGCCCGCCCAAGCCGGATGATTTCAAGCCGCAGGAGGACCGGATCCTGCAGATCGTCCATGACGCGGGGGTGCCGATCCTGAAGCACGACGGCTACGAGGCCGACGACATCATCGCAACCCTCGCCGATCGGCTACGGGATTTGCATGACGTGTACTTGGTTTCCAAGGACAAGGACCTGCGGCAACTGCTGTGTGACCGCGTAGTGATGTACGACGTGCACACAGACGAGGAGTTCGACGCTGAGGCGATGCGCAAGAAGCTCGACTATGGCCCCGAGCAGGCCGTCGAGGTCCAGGCGCTCATGGGCGACAACATCGACAACGTCCCCGGCGTCCCCGGCATCGGCGAGAAGACCGCGGCCAAGCTCATCAACAAGTACGGCAGCGCAGCCGCCGTCTTCGAGAACGCCGACCAACTCACGCCCAAGCAGAGCGAGCGCGTCAAGGAGCACGGCGCGGAGAAGCTGGAGTTGAGCAAGACGCTAGTCGCGCTCAAGCGGGATCTGGAGCTGCCGGAGTTCGACGAGGCCGCGTGCAAGTTCGAGACCCTCGCGACGCCGGCGCTGCGGGGGCACTTGGAAGAACTCGGGTTCAAGCGGCTGCTGGAGAAGATCGACGATGGCCCGGTCGAGAAGCCGGACATGCCGAAGGTCGAAGCCGCCCCGCGCAAGTACGCGCCGCTCTCCGAGGCAAGCCTGTTCGACCCACAACCCGATGCCGACGAGAAGCCCGCAACGCGCTACCACCTCGTCACCGACCTCGACGATCTCAAATCCCGAATCTCCAATCTCAAATCCGCACAGCGGTTCGCGTTCGATACCGAGACCGACGGGCTCGGCGCGATGTCGGCGGACCTGGCAGGGATGAGCTTCTCGACCGAAGCAGGGGAGGGTTGGTACGTCGCGGTCAAGGGCATGGGCGATGCCGTGCTGCCGAAGGATGACGTCATTGCCGCGGTCAAGCCGGTGCTGGAAGACCCGAGGCTCAAGAAGGTCGGCCACAACATCAAGTACGACGTGCTGGCCATGCGTCGTGTCGGCGTCGACGTGCGCGGCATCGAGACCGACACGATGGTCGCCGCCTTTCTCCTCGACGCTGCCCACAACAGCTACAGCCTCGATCGCCTTGCGACCGACCTGCTGGGCGAGATGATGACGCCCATCAGCGACCTCATCGGCAAGGGGAAGAAGCAGATCAGCATATGCGACGTGCCGCTTGACCGTGTGGCCGACTACGCCGCCGAGGACGCGGACATGACGTTGCGGCTCGCCGAGCTCTTGCTGCCCAAGCTCGATGAGTTCCCTGAGATTCGCAAGCTGCACGATCACGTCGAGGTGCCGCTGATCGACGTGCTGACCGAGATGGAGTTCAACGGCATCACCGTCGACGCCGACGTGCTCGCCAAACAGTCCGAAGTCCTCGGCGCACGCATTGACGACCTGGAGCAGAAGATCTACACCGAGGCCGGCAAGCCGTTCAACATCGGCAGCCCCAAGCAACTCCAGGAAATCCTCTTCACCGACCTCGGCCTCAAGCCGGTCCGCAAGACCAAGACCGGCTACAGCACCGACGCCGCCGTGCTCGAACAACTTGCCTCTGACCACACCGTCCCGGCGCTCATCCTCGAGTATCGCCAACTCGAAAAGCTCAAGAGCACCTACCTCGACGCGCTCGGTAACGACATCAACAAACACACCGGCCGGATTCACACAAGCTTCAACCCGACTGGTGCCGCGACCGGTCGGCTGAGCAGTTCCGACCCGAACCTGCAGAACATCCCCATCCGCACCGAGGAAGGCGCGCTCATCCGCAGCGCGTTCGTCCCCGGCGGTGGAGATGAGGTGCTGCTCGCCTGCGACTACTCGCAGATCGAGCTGCGCATGCTCGCGCACTACTGCGAGGAGCCGCGACTGATTGAGGCGTTTGCGAATGACGAGGACATCCACCGCGCCGTCGCCGCCGACGTCTTCGACACCAAACTCGACGATGTCACGCCCAAGCAGCGCGGTCTCGCCAAGACCATCAACTTCGCCATCATCTACGGCGTCTCCGCCTTCGGCCTCGCCCGCCGCATCGAAGACCTCTCGCAGAAGCAGGCCCAGGAAACCATCGACACCTACAAGCAGCGCTTCCCGAAGATCTTCGAGTTCTTCGACCAGTGCATCGCCGACGCTAAGGAGCACGGCTATGTCGAAACGATTAAGGGAAGACGCCGACCGATCCCCGAGATCGAGAGTCGCATCGTGAGCATGCGACAGTACGCCGAGCGGACAGCGATCAACAGCGTCATCCAGGGCAGTGCCGCCGACCTGATCAAGATCGCGATGGTCGATCTCCACGCCGCGATGACCAAGGCAAAGAGCAAGAGCAAGCTGCTCCTGCAAGTCCACGACGAACTCGTGCTTGAATGCCCGAAGGATGTCGTCGAAGTCGAAGCGAGCCTCGTCTGCAACGCCATGGAAAACGCGATGGGGCTGCGCGTCCCCCTCAAGGTCGACGCCAACTGGGCCCCCAATTGGCAGGACGCCAAGTGA
- a CDS encoding pyridoxal phosphate-dependent aminotransferase, whose protein sequence is MPDQLLAQRVRQMAPSITLAITAKAKALRAEGVDVIGFGAGEPDFDTPAFIKEAAKQALDEGMTKYTAVPALPVLREAISDKFKRENGLDYPAAQVSVAAGGKHMLYTAMQALLDPGDEVVVLAPYWVSYPEQAKLAGASVVEVVGDESQGFKATPEQLEAKLTPNTKIVVLNSPSNPAGHGYTAAEQAALGKVIAKFPRIVVFSDEIYEHLIYDGFEHVSFAKACPELLDRTVTFNCHSKSFSMTGWRIGYAGGPADIIRACNGLISQMTSHVTSFTQPAAALALSDPRGMAAIAEMRESFTRRRELMHRLLNDLPGVTCVKPQGAFYCFPNISAHLGEKYATAVEFAAALLDEAHVAVVPGNDSGFETHVRLSFATSDENIERGIKRIAEWLQ, encoded by the coding sequence ATGCCCGACCAACTCCTCGCCCAACGTGTCCGTCAGATGGCCCCGTCGATCACCCTCGCGATCACGGCCAAGGCCAAAGCGCTCAGGGCCGAGGGCGTGGACGTGATCGGCTTCGGGGCGGGTGAGCCGGACTTCGACACGCCGGCCTTCATCAAGGAAGCGGCCAAGCAGGCGCTCGATGAGGGGATGACCAAGTACACCGCCGTCCCCGCCCTGCCGGTCTTGCGGGAGGCGATCAGCGACAAGTTCAAGCGTGAGAACGGGCTCGACTACCCCGCCGCCCAGGTCAGCGTCGCCGCCGGCGGCAAACACATGCTCTACACGGCGATGCAGGCCCTGCTCGACCCGGGCGACGAGGTCGTCGTGCTCGCGCCGTACTGGGTGAGCTACCCCGAGCAGGCGAAACTGGCGGGCGCGAGCGTGGTCGAAGTCGTCGGCGACGAGTCGCAGGGTTTCAAGGCCACGCCTGAACAGCTCGAAGCCAAGCTCACGCCCAACACCAAGATCGTCGTCCTCAACTCACCCTCCAACCCTGCCGGCCACGGCTACACCGCCGCCGAGCAGGCCGCCCTCGGCAAAGTCATCGCCAAGTTTCCCCGAATCGTCGTCTTCAGCGACGAGATTTACGAGCACCTCATCTACGACGGCTTCGAGCACGTCAGCTTCGCCAAGGCGTGTCCGGAACTCTTGGATCGCACGGTGACGTTCAACTGCCACAGCAAGAGCTTTTCGATGACCGGCTGGCGGATCGGCTACGCCGGCGGGCCGGCCGACATCATCAGGGCGTGCAACGGGCTCATCAGCCAGATGACCAGCCACGTCACGAGCTTCACCCAGCCGGCCGCAGCGCTGGCACTGAGCGACCCGCGCGGGATGGCGGCGATCGCGGAGATGCGCGAGAGCTTCACCCGGCGCCGCGAACTCATGCACCGACTGCTCAACGACTTGCCCGGCGTGACGTGTGTCAAGCCGCAGGGGGCGTTCTATTGCTTCCCAAACATCTCGGCCCACCTGGGCGAGAAGTACGCAACCGCCGTCGAGTTCGCGGCCGCCCTTCTCGACGAAGCCCACGTCGCTGTCGTCCCCGGCAACGACAGCGGCTTCGAAACCCACGTCCGCCTGAGCTTCGCCACCAGCGACGAGAACATCGAACGCGGGATCAAGCGGATCGCGGAATGGCTTCAGTAA
- a CDS encoding glycerol-3-phosphate dehydrogenase/oxidase, whose amino-acid sequence MQREAMLSQLRNGSFDIVVIGGGATGLGITLDATTRGYRTALLERFDFGSGTSSRSTKLVHGGVRYLRQGNIGLVRDALRERRRLLRNAPHCVHRLPFVIPTFSFFETAYYRTGLAAYDLLAGRDDFPNAGTLGRFAVRDAIPGINKDRLRGGVRYFDGQFDDARLCVDLARTAAEHGATLLNYAEVVGVERGAVTVRVDGETLGLSAKVVINAAGPFTDSVRRLADADAAPMVAASRGSHIVLPLRFLGGETALMVPKTPDGRVLFAIPWHGVAVVGTTDIPMDAPVADPTATDAEIDYILETLNPYLAHPATRGDILSTFAGIRPLVSNPNASNTAALSRDHTIVVDGTLLTITGGKWTTYRKMAEDAVDRAATIADLPAQPCKTADLPIIPPTDVDGERLHPDLPITGGHVRRAVDDEMAVTADDVLSRRTRCALLNAAATDAIRPTVEAMMRA is encoded by the coding sequence GTGCAACGCGAGGCAATGCTCTCTCAACTCCGCAACGGGTCGTTCGACATTGTCGTCATCGGCGGCGGTGCGACGGGGCTGGGCATTACGCTGGACGCCACCACGCGCGGCTATCGCACCGCCCTGCTCGAACGCTTCGATTTCGGCTCGGGTACGTCATCGCGTTCGACCAAACTCGTCCATGGTGGCGTGCGTTATCTGCGACAGGGCAACATCGGCCTGGTGCGGGACGCACTGCGGGAGCGGCGGCGACTGCTCCGGAACGCACCGCACTGCGTACATCGATTGCCGTTTGTCATCCCGACGTTCTCGTTCTTCGAGACGGCGTACTACCGAACCGGACTGGCGGCGTACGACCTGCTGGCCGGGCGAGACGACTTTCCCAACGCGGGCACGCTCGGCCGCTTCGCCGTTCGCGACGCGATTCCCGGGATCAACAAGGATCGACTTCGTGGTGGTGTGCGTTACTTCGACGGGCAGTTCGACGACGCGCGATTGTGCGTCGATCTTGCCCGCACTGCGGCGGAGCACGGCGCGACGCTGCTGAACTATGCCGAGGTGGTCGGCGTCGAGCGTGGCGCGGTCACGGTGCGTGTCGATGGTGAGACGCTCGGGCTCTCGGCGAAGGTCGTCATCAACGCGGCCGGGCCGTTCACCGACTCGGTCCGCCGACTCGCCGACGCCGATGCTGCACCGATGGTCGCGGCGAGTCGCGGGTCGCACATCGTGTTGCCGCTGCGTTTCCTCGGCGGCGAGACGGCACTGATGGTGCCCAAGACGCCGGACGGCCGTGTGCTTTTTGCCATCCCGTGGCACGGCGTCGCCGTGGTCGGAACGACCGACATCCCCATGGACGCCCCCGTCGCCGACCCGACCGCGACCGACGCGGAGATCGACTACATCCTCGAAACGCTCAATCCCTATCTCGCCCACCCGGCGACACGAGGCGACATTCTCTCGACCTTCGCTGGCATCCGCCCGTTGGTGTCGAACCCGAACGCATCAAACACCGCCGCCCTCTCGCGTGATCACACGATCGTTGTCGACGGCACGCTGCTAACAATCACCGGCGGCAAGTGGACGACCTACCGCAAGATGGCCGAGGACGCCGTTGACCGTGCGGCAACGATCGCCGACTTGCCGGCGCAACCGTGCAAGACCGCCGACCTGCCGATCATCCCGCCGACCGACGTCGACGGCGAACGCCTGCACCCCGACCTCCCGATCACCGGCGGCCATGTCCGCCGCGCGGTTGACGACGAGATGGCCGTCACCGCCGACGACGTGCTCAGTCGCCGTACCCGCTGCGCCCTGCTCAACGCCGCGGCGACCGATGCGATCCGTCCGACGGTCGAGGCGATGATGCGGGCTTGA
- the trxA gene encoding thioredoxin — protein MASEAVQEFTDGNFDDEVLQSDTPVLVDFWAEWCMPCRMLAPTIDKLATDYDGKVKVGKLDTDANREIATRFGISAIPTVILFKGGEVAEKFVGLKQEEDFKAVLDQHA, from the coding sequence ATGGCAAGCGAAGCAGTGCAAGAATTTACCGACGGCAACTTCGACGACGAAGTGCTTCAAAGCGACACCCCGGTGCTCGTCGATTTCTGGGCCGAGTGGTGCATGCCCTGCCGCATGCTCGCCCCGACCATCGACAAGCTTGCCACCGACTACGACGGCAAGGTGAAAGTCGGCAAGCTCGACACCGACGCCAACCGCGAGATCGCCACCCGCTTCGGCATCAGTGCGATCCCCACGGTGATTCTGTTCAAGGGCGGCGAAGTAGCCGAGAAGTTTGTCGGCCTCAAGCAGGAAGAGGATTTCAAAGCCGTGCTCGACCAGCACGCATAG
- a CDS encoding HEAT repeat domain-containing protein, whose translation MTEHLARLDNPAVDEALLEALALGEEDEKEAALALLIRRAKATGLLGLLRRYERLSTPLQEKIQQASEVMRPVVRSASKAGDIALRVSAMRYITQVGDIELADAAVTNIGGRSEGLSQTAAKALLKLVDRATPEQRPAIEQAVADALDQPGGTSSPDLVRRALSLADHPDSPILAILDTPRHRAHAVIVRRIQDPPAPGGAAAMCLAAARHRLGNHFGVSVGSTEKHPALADLAVQHHRLRDRRVELAASRARRGIWFDAESLMSFVRRRPDTACGVVDWIVAGKGVPTDRDKLLLALVRNFPDDRALRLAALRATPTLERHHTLLALLDSTDEPIARMALRQLVARNIDGLHGILLRRLPGAPGTLRTAISRIVGRESFAGFWERFDALAPADRKTAGQALVKVMPDALDRLDRVLRTGSVAARLKALQVADELNVTHELKPTLDFLCRDPRSKIRSKAVLLLGRIADGGGPVMRALGDDDPRVRANAVDALRLRLIERRNGGPRVADLLRRRADVAENRERANAAAALHVLNEVDAGALLQRMLQDDRPTHRISALWAVRQTTSSATLPTVADLARTDAEPKVRKAALATLRLAAARMRTRKAVAA comes from the coding sequence TTGACCGAACATCTCGCCCGCCTGGACAACCCGGCCGTCGACGAGGCGCTGCTGGAGGCGCTCGCGCTCGGCGAGGAGGACGAGAAGGAAGCGGCCCTCGCGTTGCTGATCCGGCGGGCCAAGGCGACGGGATTGTTGGGCCTTTTGCGGCGTTACGAGCGGCTCTCCACACCGTTGCAGGAGAAGATCCAGCAGGCGTCGGAGGTCATGCGGCCGGTCGTCCGCAGTGCGTCCAAGGCAGGCGACATCGCTCTCCGCGTCTCGGCCATGCGGTACATCACGCAGGTCGGTGACATCGAGCTGGCCGACGCGGCGGTGACGAACATCGGCGGTCGCAGCGAAGGGCTGAGCCAGACGGCGGCCAAGGCGCTGCTCAAGCTTGTCGACCGTGCCACCCCCGAGCAGCGGCCGGCCATCGAGCAAGCTGTCGCCGACGCCCTCGACCAGCCGGGTGGCACGTCCAGCCCCGACCTCGTGCGGCGAGCCCTTTCGCTCGCCGATCATCCTGACAGCCCAATCCTCGCCATCCTCGATACGCCGAGGCACCGCGCCCATGCGGTGATTGTGCGTCGGATTCAGGACCCGCCCGCGCCCGGCGGGGCGGCGGCGATGTGCCTTGCTGCGGCGCGACATCGGCTCGGCAATCACTTCGGCGTCTCGGTCGGTTCCACCGAGAAGCATCCCGCGTTGGCCGACCTCGCGGTCCAGCATCACCGGCTGCGCGATCGACGCGTCGAGCTTGCGGCAAGTCGGGCGCGGCGCGGCATTTGGTTCGACGCCGAAAGCCTGATGAGCTTCGTCCGGCGTCGGCCCGACACGGCTTGCGGTGTCGTCGATTGGATCGTCGCCGGCAAGGGGGTGCCGACCGACCGCGATAAGCTGTTGCTCGCGCTGGTGCGGAACTTTCCCGACGACCGGGCACTGCGGCTCGCGGCCCTCCGTGCAACGCCCACGCTCGAACGGCACCACACGCTGCTCGCACTGCTCGACAGCACCGACGAACCGATCGCACGGATGGCCCTGCGGCAACTGGTCGCGCGGAACATCGATGGCCTGCACGGCATCCTGCTGCGCCGGTTGCCGGGTGCGCCGGGAACGTTGCGGACGGCGATTTCGCGGATCGTCGGGCGGGAGAGTTTCGCGGGTTTCTGGGAGCGATTCGACGCACTGGCCCCGGCCGACCGGAAGACGGCCGGACAAGCGCTGGTGAAGGTCATGCCCGACGCGCTGGATCGTCTGGACCGCGTGCTCCGTACCGGCAGCGTTGCGGCGCGGCTCAAGGCACTGCAAGTCGCCGATGAACTCAACGTCACCCACGAGCTCAAGCCGACGCTCGACTTTCTCTGCCGTGATCCGCGCAGCAAGATTCGCTCCAAGGCGGTGTTGTTGCTGGGCCGCATCGCGGACGGTGGGGGACCGGTGATGCGGGCGTTGGGCGATGACGACCCACGGGTGCGGGCCAACGCGGTCGATGCGTTGCGTTTGCGTCTGATCGAGCGACGCAACGGCGGGCCGCGGGTGGCGGATTTGCTGCGCCGCCGAGCCGACGTGGCGGAGAACCGTGAACGCGCCAATGCCGCCGCCGCCCTGCATGTGCTCAACGAAGTCGACGCGGGGGCGTTGCTCCAGCGGATGTTGCAGGACGATCGGCCGACGCACCGCATCAGCGCGCTGTGGGCCGTTCGGCAAACGACGTCGTCAGCGACGCTGCCGACGGTCGCGGACCTGGCACGCACCGATGCCGAGCCGAAGGTCCGCAAGGCCGCGCTGGCGACGCTCCGGCTTGCCGCGGCACGGATGCGCACACGAAAGGCGGTGGCCGCATGA
- a CDS encoding clan AA aspartic protease, whose translation MGIVHGRILLSNAAKPDLKGLNLEVICDSGAIVTCIPQSVAEQLQLEQVETRVATITDGTSHRVPYVAPVKIQFDNRTSVGGALVFGEQVLLGATAVQDMDLMLDMRNEELIVPPDRPNFAVNPVL comes from the coding sequence ATGGGAATCGTCCACGGTCGTATCCTGCTCTCCAACGCCGCGAAGCCGGATCTCAAGGGGTTGAACCTCGAGGTCATCTGCGACTCAGGGGCGATTGTGACTTGCATTCCGCAGTCGGTAGCCGAGCAACTTCAACTGGAACAGGTCGAGACACGCGTTGCCACGATCACGGATGGGACATCGCATCGCGTTCCCTACGTCGCACCCGTGAAGATCCAGTTCGACAACCGCACGTCCGTCGGCGGTGCGCTCGTGTTCGGCGAGCAGGTCCTGCTCGGCGCCACCGCGGTGCAGGACATGGACCTCATGCTCGACATGCGGAACGAGGAGTTGATTGTCCCGCCGGATCGGCCGAACTTCGCGGTGAATCCGGTGCTTTGA
- a CDS encoding DegT/DnrJ/EryC1/StrS family aminotransferase, whose protein sequence is MPPANSRDVSIPLSQPDITDREIQAVTDVMRSGTLSIGPRLVEFEDKCAAIAGRRHGIGVNSGTSGLHLCMLASGIKPGDQVLTTPFSFVASANAALFVNARPVFVDIDSQTLNLDPAKVEAAITEETKAIVAVECFGHPGGMAEIEQIARKHELQLIEDCCEGFGGHVELPTGGRKIGSFGRAGIFGFYPNKQITTGEGGMIVTDDDAFADRCRSLRNQGRDTFKAAGQMGWLAHARLGYNYRLSEIAAAIGSVQCDRVTEILDARRRVAQRYMRQLMAHPDIVLPTLGDDEHVSWFVFVIRLSDRFGRGERDELMQRLRRRGVGCNNYFPPIHLQPFYRERFGYGEGDFPVCEYVADRTVALPFHGGLSDDDIDYVCEVLGNELDAMEKIGARS, encoded by the coding sequence ATGCCCCCCGCAAACTCGCGCGACGTTTCCATCCCGCTTTCACAGCCCGATATCACCGATCGCGAGATTCAGGCGGTCACCGACGTCATGCGGAGCGGCACGCTCTCGATCGGGCCTCGGCTCGTGGAGTTCGAGGACAAGTGTGCCGCCATCGCCGGTCGACGGCACGGTATCGGCGTCAACTCCGGCACGTCCGGCTTGCACCTTTGCATGCTCGCGTCCGGGATCAAGCCCGGCGACCAGGTGCTGACCACCCCGTTCAGCTTCGTCGCCTCGGCCAACGCAGCGCTGTTCGTCAACGCCAGGCCGGTCTTCGTCGACATCGATTCCCAGACCCTCAACCTCGACCCGGCCAAGGTCGAAGCCGCGATCACGGAAGAGACCAAGGCGATCGTCGCCGTGGAGTGCTTCGGCCATCCCGGCGGCATGGCCGAGATCGAGCAGATCGCCCGAAAGCACGAGCTGCAACTCATCGAGGATTGCTGTGAAGGATTCGGCGGGCACGTCGAGCTGCCGACCGGCGGACGCAAGATCGGCAGTTTCGGACGGGCCGGCATCTTCGGCTTCTATCCGAACAAGCAGATCACCACCGGCGAGGGCGGCATGATCGTCACCGATGACGACGCGTTCGCCGATCGGTGTCGCAGCTTGCGGAATCAAGGTCGCGATACGTTCAAGGCCGCGGGGCAGATGGGTTGGCTCGCCCACGCCAGGCTCGGCTACAACTACCGGCTCTCCGAAATCGCCGCCGCGATCGGTTCGGTGCAGTGTGATCGTGTCACCGAAATCCTCGACGCTCGCCGGCGTGTCGCACAACGGTACATGCGGCAACTCATGGCTCACCCCGACATCGTGTTGCCGACGCTCGGAGACGATGAGCATGTGAGCTGGTTCGTATTCGTGATTCGGCTGAGCGATCGCTTCGGCCGCGGCGAGCGGGATGAACTGATGCAACGTCTGCGGCGGCGGGGTGTCGGGTGCAACAACTACTTCCCGCCGATCCACCTGCAGCCGTTCTACCGCGAGCGTTTCGGTTATGGCGAGGGAGACTTTCCGGTCTGCGAGTATGTGGCCGACCGCACGGTCGCACTGCCGTTTCACGGCGGGCTCAGCGATGACGACATTGACTACGTTTGTGAAGTGCTGGGCAACGAGCTCGATGCGATGGAGAAAATAGGCGCTAGGAGCTAG